A window from Leptospira meyeri encodes these proteins:
- a CDS encoding PP2C family protein-serine/threonine phosphatase: MKTVLYTRIFIWTPIIFIGYFISAQIGFKIAFLNSQVSPVWPPEGVGLASLLLLGPVALPGIYLGATLANFFNNPHLQTAFIIGIGNTLSSLINYRIIKRVTEKSDPIYSTKDLIYFLSIGTFPGSFVSTIMGVTSLWYWDFLSSELYFNVFFTWFSGEMLGFLIVAPLLYVWFHPKAKLRLELRKQIELLLWIILVYISGSIAFSDEWPLLFLPIPFVIVTSIRFRQFGATLSTVVLAFTAVTLTIDGKGVFARRDASGLSINDSLIFLDAFLFCISGIAYFLVTATRERERAQLASLKSLQVLNELKEKANEELEQKVLERTAVIEEQRTEIEKQLDMAKRIQESLFPQKVVLPQGVDILFKNIPMMKVGGDLYDIVWKPEKQELGVFICDISGHGIPAALLSALVKTSLEKWKQDPVGLKDNLESIRHQIIPNLREHFVTASLLHLHTDTGSLTFARAGHFPLFIIRKSGALVSLKPMGRIITPIFDILAEEERFQLETGDLIVMLTDGLTEAREPNSLQMFGEERLLHLIRDIRSLPLFEIQDQVFQSVIQLSGGITAIQDDLTLGLIRYSGITEEMTKV, from the coding sequence ATGAAGACTGTCCTATATACAAGAATTTTTATTTGGACACCCATCATCTTTATTGGGTACTTCATCTCAGCACAAATTGGATTTAAAATTGCCTTCTTAAATAGCCAAGTTTCTCCTGTTTGGCCCCCGGAAGGAGTGGGCCTTGCTTCTCTTCTCTTACTTGGGCCTGTTGCCCTGCCAGGAATTTATTTAGGGGCAACCCTTGCCAATTTTTTCAACAATCCACACCTGCAGACTGCCTTTATTATAGGGATTGGAAATACACTTAGTAGTTTGATTAACTATCGAATCATCAAACGAGTCACAGAAAAAAGTGATCCCATCTACTCCACAAAGGACTTAATTTATTTCCTAAGCATCGGAACCTTTCCTGGATCTTTTGTGAGCACCATTATGGGTGTTACTAGTTTATGGTATTGGGATTTTTTATCGAGTGAATTGTATTTCAACGTATTCTTCACTTGGTTTTCGGGAGAGATGCTCGGTTTTCTCATTGTTGCGCCCTTGTTATATGTTTGGTTTCATCCCAAAGCAAAATTAAGGTTAGAACTTCGCAAACAAATTGAGCTTCTACTTTGGATCATTTTAGTTTATATTTCTGGGTCAATTGCCTTTAGCGATGAATGGCCCCTACTCTTTTTGCCAATTCCTTTCGTGATTGTCACAAGCATACGGTTTCGTCAATTTGGAGCCACACTCTCCACAGTAGTCCTCGCATTTACAGCCGTTACACTAACAATCGACGGGAAAGGTGTTTTTGCACGAAGAGATGCAAGTGGCCTCTCGATCAATGACTCACTTATCTTTTTGGATGCGTTTTTGTTTTGTATCAGTGGGATCGCCTACTTCCTTGTCACTGCCACAAGAGAAAGGGAAAGAGCACAACTTGCATCTTTAAAATCATTACAGGTATTAAATGAACTGAAAGAAAAAGCCAATGAAGAATTAGAACAAAAAGTTCTAGAAAGAACAGCCGTGATTGAAGAACAAAGAACAGAAATTGAAAAACAATTGGATATGGCAAAACGGATTCAAGAATCCCTTTTTCCTCAAAAAGTAGTCTTACCACAAGGTGTTGATATCCTTTTTAAAAATATTCCTATGATGAAAGTGGGAGGGGATTTGTATGATATTGTTTGGAAACCAGAAAAACAAGAGTTAGGTGTTTTTATTTGTGATATTTCAGGACATGGAATTCCTGCGGCACTACTCAGTGCACTTGTAAAAACATCACTAGAAAAATGGAAACAAGACCCTGTTGGTCTAAAAGATAATTTAGAATCCATTCGCCACCAAATCATCCCCAACCTGCGGGAACATTTTGTAACGGCAAGTCTTCTCCACCTTCATACAGATACGGGTTCTCTTACGTTTGCTAGGGCGGGCCATTTTCCTCTATTTATCATTCGTAAATCGGGAGCTCTCGTGAGTTTGAAACCAATGGGAAGGATCATCACTCCCATTTTTGATATCCTTGCAGAAGAAGAAAGATTCCAATTGGAAACGGGTGATTTGATTGTAATGCTCACCGATGGACTCACCGAGGCTAGAGAACCCAATTCATTACAAATGTTTGGAGAAGAAAGACTCCTCCATTTAATTCGCGATATACGAAGCCTTCCTCTCTTTGAAATCCAAGACCAAGTTTTCCAATCGGTCATCCAACTTTCGGGAGGAATCACTGCCATCCAAGATGATTTGACCCTTGGACTCATTCGTTATTCCGGTATTACAGAAGAAATGACAAAGGTTTAA